A window from Canis aureus isolate CA01 chromosome 23, VMU_Caureus_v.1.0, whole genome shotgun sequence encodes these proteins:
- the LOC144295393 gene encoding olfactory receptor 52A5-like yields MPITNGTMFMPSVLIFIGIPGLESIQCWIGIPFCAMYVIALVGNSLLLIIIISEPSLHEPMYIFLAMLGATDIALSTIFVPKMLGTFWFHLPEIFFDVCLFQMWLIHTFQGIESGVLLAMALDRYVAICYPLRHATIFTRQLVTHIGVAVTLRPAILVIPCLVLIKCRLTLYRTKLISHTYCEHMAVVKLAAEDVYINKFYGLLGAFIVGGLDFMLIALSYVQIFITVFRLPQKEARLKAFNTCIPHLCVFFQFYLLAFFSFFTHRSGSYIPSYIHITLSNLYLLVPPFFNPLVYGVKTKHIREKVVKMFHCKDQV; encoded by the coding sequence ATGCCTATTACAAATGGCACCATGTTCATGCCCTCTGTGCTGATCTTCATTGGGATCCCTGGTCTAGAAAGTATACAGTGTTGGATTGGGATTCCATTCTGTGCTATGTACGTCATTGCTTTGGTGGGAAATTCTCTGCTATTGATCATCATCATATCTGAACCCAGTCTCCATGAGCCTATGTATATCTTTCTGGCCATGTTGGGAGCCACAGACATTGCACTTAGCACCATCTTTGTCCCCAAGATGCTTGGAACTTTTTGGTTCCACTTGCCAGAGATCTTTTTTGATGTTTGCCTCTTTCAGATGTGGCTCATCCACACATTTCAGGGTATTGAATCAGGAGTCCTGCTGGCTATGGCTCTGGACCGCTATGTAGCAATCTGTTACCCTCTGAGGCATGCTACCATATTCACTCGACAACTAGTCACTCACATTGGAGTTGCAGTGACACTGCGGCCTGCCATTCTGGTCATCCCATGTCTGGTGCTCATAAAGTGTCGTCTGACACTTTATCGAACCAAGTTAATATCCCACACTTACTGTGAACACATGGCCGTCGTGAAGCTTGCTGCTGAAGACGTTTACATTAATAAATTCTATGGTCTCCTTGGGGCTTTTATTGTTGGTGGCCTGGACTTCATGTTGATCGCCCTCTCCTATGTACAAATATTTATCACTGTCTTCCGCCTGCCTCAGAAAGAGGCACGTCTTAAAGCATTTAATACATGTATTCCCCACCTATGTGTCTTCTTCCAATTCTAtctccttgcttttttttcctttttcactcaCAGATCTGGATCTTATATTCCATCATACATACATATCACCCTGTCCAACCTTTACCTACTGGTTCCACCTTTCTTCAATCCTCTTGTCTATGGGGTGAAGACCAAACACATCCGAGAGAAAGTAGTAAAAATGTTCCATTGCAAAGACCAGGTTTGA